One window from the genome of Candidatus Didemnitutus sp. encodes:
- a CDS encoding immunoglobulin domain-containing protein: protein MKLSALSQRRIHWLNLPSAILMMLLQRAPTVALAVADEIVATPALGNVLRSAFAVAATLGTVNSVVGATPLVPSSGTATGISVATGASVNVFYTVNGTQTPPMSWSVSGNFPPGLNFSGLTSDGSVNVTTLQLSGTPTLAGSYSVRIFAYEFANEGGISSPAYNYTITVTGGSTSTAPSFTIQPASQTVTAGAAVTFTAAASGNPTPTFQWRKDGNNLAGATNATFTIASAAAGDAGGYTVVATNSAGSATSNSATLTVNAANAAPVITTQPSGQPNIPPGSSIVLSVRATGVPAPTYQWRKDGNAIAGATNQDLAINNVTANDAGSYTVVVTNSVGSVTSDAAVLTVAAAASAPAITTQPADRSSVIGGSVTFTVVATGNPTPTFQWRKDGNNLAGATTASFTIASVAAGDAGTYTVVATNSAGTATSNGATLTITATDVAPEITSSPSGQIATLGSSVTFTVTATGSPAPTFQWRKDGNNIAGATNASFTIASVTLNDVGHYSATATNSLGTVVSGSATLTVSTTASRHLNDVTVTSGHGTTLSAGSVTGSVKWQISTNGGSTWTDLADGGSYSGVTTATLAIANVGTSLSGAQYRFVASNGGVVSTSNGATLTVASVFFPFPTGIGVDGSGNLFVADANADTVQKINSSNQVSLLAGTANSAGTTDGSGSAARFNQPNGVVVLSNGGLVVADTANATLRAIDANGAVTTLAGASGSRGGADGTGTAATFSAPVGVTRDSSGVLFVADSMNHTIRRVTSGGAVTTFAGSAGAQGTADGTGAAARFNLPNGVAVDANGVVFVADTTNNTIRRIGTDGTASTLAGLAGVSGFDNGTGIAALFNRPMALVVDGSGNLFVADTGNSTIRKVTAAGVVTTFAGTAGIAGIADGAGADALFNQPQALAVDSAGNLYVADTGNAAIRKITLAGVVTTLTLTAAPAPTPTPTPTPAPAPAPNPSTGGGGGGGGGAPSVWLPLSATLLLALRQRRRSRLARRE from the coding sequence ATGAAACTCTCTGCATTGTCCCAGCGCCGTATCCATTGGCTGAATCTTCCGAGCGCCATCCTTATGATGCTCCTCCAGCGCGCGCCGACAGTTGCGCTCGCCGTGGCGGACGAGATCGTGGCGACGCCTGCGCTGGGCAACGTTCTCCGGTCGGCGTTCGCCGTGGCGGCGACGCTCGGCACCGTCAACAGCGTCGTTGGAGCGACACCACTGGTGCCTTCGAGCGGCACCGCCACCGGGATCTCCGTTGCCACCGGAGCCTCCGTCAACGTCTTCTACACGGTCAACGGCACCCAGACCCCGCCGATGTCGTGGAGCGTCAGCGGCAATTTTCCGCCCGGACTGAATTTCTCCGGACTGACCAGCGATGGCAGCGTGAACGTCACGACACTGCAGCTCTCCGGAACGCCGACGCTCGCCGGCAGCTATAGTGTCAGGATTTTCGCTTACGAGTTCGCGAATGAAGGCGGCATCTCCTCGCCGGCTTACAACTACACCATCACCGTTACCGGCGGCAGCACGTCGACGGCTCCCAGCTTCACCATCCAACCCGCCAGCCAGACCGTCACCGCAGGGGCGGCGGTGACATTCACCGCGGCCGCGAGCGGCAATCCCACGCCGACATTCCAGTGGCGCAAGGACGGCAACAACCTCGCCGGCGCGACGAACGCGACGTTCACGATCGCCAGCGCAGCCGCGGGCGACGCCGGCGGCTACACGGTCGTGGCGACGAACTCCGCCGGCTCCGCCACCAGCAACAGTGCGACGCTGACCGTGAACGCGGCCAACGCGGCCCCTGTCATCACCACGCAGCCATCCGGCCAGCCGAACATACCGCCAGGCAGTTCGATCGTCCTGTCGGTCCGCGCCACCGGTGTCCCGGCCCCCACTTATCAATGGAGGAAGGACGGCAACGCCATCGCCGGCGCGACCAATCAGGATCTCGCCATCAACAACGTCACGGCGAACGATGCCGGCAGCTACACCGTCGTGGTTACGAATTCCGTCGGCTCCGTCACCAGCGATGCGGCCGTCCTGACCGTGGCCGCCGCTGCTAGCGCGCCCGCGATCACCACGCAGCCCGCAGACCGATCGAGCGTCATCGGCGGTTCGGTTACATTCACCGTCGTCGCCACCGGCAATCCGACGCCGACGTTCCAGTGGCGCAAGGACGGCAACAACCTCGCGGGCGCCACGACCGCCAGTTTCACGATCGCGAGCGTGGCGGCAGGCGATGCGGGCACCTACACGGTGGTGGCGACGAACTCCGCCGGCACGGCCACGAGTAACGGCGCGACGCTCACCATCACCGCAACGGACGTCGCGCCCGAGATCACTTCGAGTCCGAGCGGACAGATCGCCACGCTCGGCAGTTCGGTGACTTTCACTGTCACCGCCACCGGCAGCCCGGCGCCGACCTTCCAATGGCGGAAGGACGGCAACAACATTGCCGGCGCCACCAACGCGTCGTTCACGATCGCGAGCGTCACGTTGAACGACGTCGGCCACTACTCGGCCACGGCGACGAACTCGCTCGGCACCGTGGTCAGCGGTTCAGCCACGCTCACGGTCAGCACGACGGCGTCGCGGCACCTCAACGACGTCACCGTCACCAGCGGACACGGCACGACGTTGAGTGCCGGCAGCGTGACCGGCTCGGTGAAATGGCAGATATCCACCAACGGCGGCTCGACCTGGACCGACCTCGCCGATGGCGGCAGCTACAGCGGCGTCACGACCGCGACACTCGCGATCGCAAATGTCGGCACGTCGCTCTCGGGCGCGCAGTATCGCTTCGTCGCGTCGAATGGCGGCGTCGTTTCCACCAGCAACGGCGCCACACTCACCGTGGCGTCGGTCTTTTTCCCGTTCCCGACCGGCATCGGCGTCGACGGCTCCGGCAATCTTTTCGTCGCCGACGCGAACGCCGATACGGTGCAGAAAATCAATTCGTCCAACCAGGTCAGCCTTCTCGCCGGCACGGCCAATTCCGCCGGCACGACCGACGGATCCGGCTCCGCTGCACGATTCAACCAGCCGAACGGCGTCGTCGTTCTCTCCAACGGCGGCCTCGTCGTCGCCGACACCGCGAACGCCACGCTTCGCGCGATCGATGCGAACGGCGCTGTGACGACGCTTGCCGGTGCGAGCGGCAGTCGCGGCGGCGCTGACGGCACGGGCACGGCTGCGACATTCTCGGCGCCCGTCGGCGTCACGCGCGACAGCAGCGGTGTGTTATTCGTCGCCGATTCGATGAATCACACGATCCGTCGTGTCACGTCAGGAGGCGCGGTCACGACTTTCGCCGGCAGTGCAGGCGCACAAGGCACGGCCGACGGCACCGGCGCGGCGGCGCGCTTCAACTTGCCGAACGGCGTCGCGGTCGATGCGAACGGTGTGGTCTTTGTCGCCGACACGACGAACAACACGATCCGTCGCATCGGCACCGACGGCACGGCCAGCACGCTCGCCGGCCTCGCGGGTGTCAGCGGCTTCGATAACGGCACAGGCATCGCTGCGCTCTTCAATCGCCCGATGGCTCTCGTGGTCGACGGCTCCGGCAACCTGTTCGTCGCCGACACCGGGAACTCGACGATCCGCAAAGTCACCGCGGCGGGCGTCGTCACGACTTTTGCGGGCACGGCTGGCATCGCGGGCATTGCCGACGGTGCGGGCGCCGATGCGCTCTTCAACCAGCCGCAGGCGCTCGCGGTCGACAGTGCGGGCAATCTCTACGTCGCCGATACCGGCAACGCCGCGATCCGGAAAATCACGCTCGCGGGCGTCGTCACCACGCTCACGCTCACCGCGGCGCCGGCGCCGACGCCCACCCCGACGCCCACTCCCGCGCCCGCGCCCGCGCCGAATCCGTCGACGGGCGGTGGTGGTGGCGGTGGCGGCGGTGCGCCGAGCGTGTGGCTGCCGCTCAGTGCGACGCTGCTGCTCGCTTTGCGCCAGCGCCGCCGCTCGCGGCTCGCGCGACGCGAATAG